A genome region from Populus alba chromosome 3, ASM523922v2, whole genome shotgun sequence includes the following:
- the LOC118062846 gene encoding protein UNUSUAL FLORAL ORGANS, with protein sequence MEGAFNNAMLLPFSYTFTPGTSSTNVTDSVTSPWMDTRLWSKLPQTLIDRVLAFLPPPAFFRARCVCKRWYGLLFSNDFLELYIQISPRRHWFLFFKHKSLKSYIYRNNNITSDSGGKTVTANICEGYLFDPYDIAWYRISFSFVPSGFSPAAASGGLICWVSDEAGAKSIILCNPLIGSLSQLPPTLRPRFFPSIGLKVGPSSIDVAVAGDDLISPYAVKNLSTESFHIDAGGFYSLWGTTSSLPRLCSLESGQMVCVDDRFYSMNYNPFSVLAYEIAANSWCKIQAPMRRFLRSPRLVESMGKLILVAAVEKSKLNVPKSLRLWRLQPCGTTWIEIERMPQQLYLQFAELGGGHGFDCVGHGEFIAIIIRGSIKVLLFDILRKMWQWIHPCSCINGVGDDDDDELHGFAYEPTVTTPVTGLLDQITIPIFQSFSD encoded by the coding sequence TATGCTCTTACCCTTCTCCTACACTTTCACTCCTGGCACTAGCAGTACTAATGTTACAGATAGTGTTACCAGTCCTTGGATGGACACCAGGTTATGGAGCAAACTCCCACAAACGCTCATTGATCGTGTTCTCGCCTTTCTTCCTCCTCCAGCCTTTTTTAGAGCTCGTTGTGTCTGCAAGAGATGGTATGGTCTCTTGTTCTCCAATGATTTTCTTGAACTCTATATCCAGATATCACCACGCCGCCATTGGTTCCTATTCTTCAAGCACAAAAGCCTAAAAAGCTACATCTATAGAAACAACAATATCACCAGCGATAGCGGCGGAAAAACTGTGACAGCCAATATTTGTGAAGGATACCTCTTTGATCCATATGATATTGCATGGTAtagaatttctttttcctttgttCCATCCGGGTTCTCTCCTGCTGCTGCTTCTGGTGGCTTAATATGTTGGGTCTCAGACGAGGCTGGTGCAAAGAGTATCATTTTATGCAACCCACTTATTGGTTCTCTTTCTCAGTTGCCACCAACTTTAAGACCACGTTTCTTCCCTTCAATTGGCTTAAAAGTTGGTCCATCCTCAATTGATGTGGCTGTTGCAGGTGATGACTTGATTTCTCCATACGCAGTCAAGAATTTATCCACTGAAAGCTTTCATATTGATGCCGGTGGGTTTTACTCACTATGGGGCACTACTTCTTCTCTTCCAAGGCTCTGTAGCCTTGAATCAGGTCAAATGGTTTGTGTCGACGACAGATTCTACAGCATGAACTACAACCCGTTTAGCGTTTTGGCTTATGAAATAGCAGCAAACAGTTGGTGCAAGATTCAAGCTCCAATGCGGAGATTTCTACGCTCGCCAAGATTGGTTGAGAGCATGGGAAAACTCATTCTTGTTGCAGCAGTGGAGAAGAGCAAGCTCAACGTGCCAAAGAGCTTGAGACTCTGGCGCTTGCAACCTTGTGGAACAACATGGATAGAGATTGAAAGGATGCCACAGCAACTTTACTTGCAATTTGCGGAGCTGGGAGGTGGTCATGGGTTTGACTGTGTTGGGCATGGTGAGTTCATTGCTATCATTATCCGAGGATCGATCAAGGTTTTGTTGTTTGATATCTTGAGAAAGATGTGGCAGTGGATTCATCCTTGTTCTTGCATTAATGGAGTgggagatgatgatgatgatgaactgCATGGTTTTGCTTACGAACCTACAGTCACCACCCCAGTAACAGGCCTCCTTGATCAGATCACAATTCCAATATTCCAGTCCTTTAGTGATTAA